The following is a genomic window from Mus pahari chromosome 1, PAHARI_EIJ_v1.1, whole genome shotgun sequence.
TGGTTTCCTGACCCACTGCCCAGCTACAAGGGAAGGGCTCCATATAATCTTCACTAGGACCTAGCTGCCTGGTGCGAGGGCCACTAGGAGCCATAGCAGGTGGGCCCTCTCTGGGGCCTTACTCTGGGCTCTGCATGAGGCTTCTCTGAGTAGGCAGCAGGAGGGTAGGTCATGATGCTGGCACTGATGTCCCCTTGCCCCATTCCACAGATACCTGGTGCTAGAACATGTGTCTGGGGGAGAGCTGTTCGACTACCTGGTGAAGAAGGGCCGGCTGACCCCCAAGGAGGCCCGCAAGTTCTTCCGGCAGATCATCTCTGCACTGGACTTCTGTCACAGCCACTCCATATGGTGCGAGCCAGGCCAGGCTGGGTCAGGCCTGCATCTCAAGGGTGGTGGGCTTCTTACGGGCTTTGTCTAGGCCTTGAAAGGCAACCTGGAGCCCACTTAGGCTTCATTCCTGTCAAGGGCAGGAGGACACAGCATCCCTGTCACCAAGACCAGGAAGACCACTTAGTGTTAGCTGCCTGTGTATTATATGCTTAGATTGTCCCAGGCCTGCCCTACTAACAGGAGTTTGAAAAGGGAAAGAGTCTTCATCAAAGTgtgggagagggaaagtgggCGCAGGCTGCATTTAGGTTCATTTGGCCCTTCCTCCCCAGCCATAGAGACTTGAAGCCAGAGAACCTGCTGCTAGATGAGAGGAACAACATCCGTATTGCAGACTTTGGCATGGCATCCCTGCAGGTGGGAGACAGCCTGCTGGAGACCAGTTGCGGGTGAGTGAGTGATGCCCCACAGACCCACAACATGGCCCTGGGGGTAGATACCATGGCCACTTCTGCCCAGACTGAACAAGCTTTGAGATGGGTGGCCTGTGGCTGAAGAGCACTAAAGCTGGACTGAAGGCAGAGAGCAGGACCCCTGTCCTTAGAATAAGCATGTGGGGATGCTTTGTCTGGCACAAGCATCTTCTTTCAGTGGTGGGAGCCAGGGCACAGTTTCATCGAGCCTTCTCTCCTGGGTCTGGATAGATGAGCAGCCAGGTCTAAGCAGAGCAGGCCCCAGGCCTCAGACCCCCATCCCCTATCAGAAGATACAGGGCATTTAGTTTGGGAGGACTTGGTCTCAAAGCCATTCAGCCTCTTGGAGTCAGCCCAGCCATGGCCTGTGGACATGCAGGCTTCCTAGGGCAGAGCTCCTGTGGAGAAAGCCTAGGGAGGGTATAGGGTCTGGGTTGTGTACCCTGGCCTCCTACCCACTaaccttctttttttcccttagatCTCCACACTATGCCTGTCCGGAAGTGATTCGGGTAAGCAGTCACCGGTGTTCCTGTGGTTGAAGGGCCCCTCATCCTGCTACTACTGGGTTAAATACGGCTCAGCTGCCTTCCCTCAGACCTACTCGCCCACTAGATACCCCTACTCTGTATACTGCCAACATCTGGCATCGCCTACTAGATACCCCTACTCTGTATACTGCCAACATCTGGCATCGCCTACTAGATGCCCCTACTCTGTATACTGCCGACATCTGGCATCCCCCTCTAGATACCCCTACTCTGTATACTGCCAACATCTGGCATCGCCTACTAGATGCCCCTACTCTGTATACTGCCAACATCTGGCATCGCCTACTAGATGCCCCTNCCCTACTCTGTATACTGCCAACATCTGGCATCGCCTACTAGATGCCCCTACTCTGTATACTGCCAACATCTGGCATCGCCTACTAGATGCCCCTAACCTGCACACTGCCAACGTCTGGCATTGCCCCCTCCACAGGGCGAGAAGTATGATGGCCGCAAGGCAGATGTGTGGAGCTGTGGTGTGATCCTGTTCGCCTTGCTGGTGGTGAGCCCCACTTGCCTCACCTTTTGCTTCCATTTCCCTATctccccatatcccctcccctgctctcctttTATGCTACTACCCATGATGAGTGCTGTCCTGCCTACCCACAGGGGGCTCTGCCTTTTGATGATGACAACCTGCGGCAGTTGCTGGAGAAGGTCAAGCGTGGTGTGTTCCACATGCCACACTTTATCCCACCAGACTGCCAGAGTCTCCTGCGTGGCATGATTGAGGTGGACGCAGCTCGGCGCCTCACGGTGCGTCCTGTCTACCCCTCTGCTCTGTTCAGAACTTGACTGCCCATGGGGAGCCAGGCCCTTGTACATTCTTATTGTCCCTTCACACCATCTCTTAGACCTGTCATCCTCAGACAGTCCTGTACTGGTGGAATCTCAAGTGTCCACTTCTGGCACTTACTCCTGGGCACTTTAGGGAGAAAATGTCCCTAAGGGTGGGGCTTCCCacctgtgtctgagtgtgtgctgCAGGCATACCACAGGTATATCAGTGTGAGTCTGTGCTGTACCAGATGGATGGGCTCAGGTATGGGTCTGTGTATGATACCATGTGTGCCCAGGTATGTGTGGACAGAGTTTGTACCCAGCTGTGGGAAAAATATGCACAACTGTACAGAGGGTGAGTACTCATGTGTGTGCTacctatgcatgtatgtgtgtttgtgtgtgtcaagGGCTGTGGCCAGCTGCTGGGATGAATATATGAGCATATGAGTATATGCTTAGCTTGGGAAGCATGCCCTCAGCTGTGTGCAGAGTGAATCCTCAGGTATCACCTACACACAGCAGTATGTGGATGAAGATGTGCGTACTGTTTTATGTGGCTGTGCACAGCTGCATGTGAGTGTCCGTGTGTGTTTGTCCCTGTGTgagtgtccgtgtgtgtgtgtgtgtgtgtgtgtgtgtgtgtatgtgtgtctgtgtgtatgtgtgtgatctgtACAAAATTGTGTGTATGCTCAGGCATAGAGGCCCTGTGCCCAAATCTTAGGGGCACAAGTACGGTAGGTAGCAGCCCCGAGACTATGAGTGGTTGGTTCAGGTgagctctggagggtctcccCTCCTTTGCTGCCATCTTGCCCCTCTGATATCCTTGTGGTTTGCCCCCTGGCAGTGTGAGCATCCCAGCTCCATCAGCTATGGGGTAGACAAGGGTGTAGGGGAAGCCCCAGCAGCTTGTCTTGAGCCACACAGCATCTGCCCATGTAAGAGAAACAAGATGCCTGGTGGGCTGGTCCTTTCTAGAAGAGATATCATCTGCTCTCTCCCACAAAGCAAGTTGTCCCTGTCTCTGAGTCAGGATGGAGAGAAAGGTGTAATGGGCTACCCCAGCCTCCTGCCCGCACTTGCACCCGTCCCCTTCCAGCCGCCTGGCTTTGCTTCCTGGACTGGTTCCTCACGTGATGCCCTCTGATCCGGGACAGGTGCCCCAGGGCACTGCTTGCTTCCTTGCCTCTCTTTTCCGTGGACCCCTGTCCCCTGGCCTCTCCTTCCCTGGCTTTATTTCCTCTGCCATCTGGGGTAGGGGCAGGAGTAGGGGTGCTGGCCCGGGCCTCTGAGAATGCAGCCCCTGCCCTGCCTTCTCCTATTCTCCCACTCTGGCCCCCTACCCCCTAACGTGGGCTCCCCTGGTACTAACcccctgtttctctttccttgtagCTAGAGCACATTCAGAAACACATATGGTATATGTAAGTAGCTTCTCTGCCCACTAACGCCTGCTTTGCCTGTTGCTGTGGCCTGCAGGGCCTGCTAGGAAGGGGGGAGGGTGCCAGCCAGCTCCGGGCTGCCCTAGCCTCACTCTCTACCTCCCTGAGCGGCTGCTGCAGGATGCAGGAGGTTTGCAGGGCAGGGTGCAGGGACAGCATCAGGACTTGGGCTAATGTAAGGGTGGATCTTGCACCCTCCTGGCCACCTCAGGGTGGGTGGAATGGTTTCAGGATAGGCTGAAGTGAGTGACTGCTGCTGGGTGCCCTGTCGTCCACAGAGGTGGCAAGAATGAGCCAGAGCCAGAACAGCCCATCCCACGCAAGGTGCAGATCCGCTCACTACCCAGTTTGGAAGACATTGACCCTGATGTGTTGGATAGCATGCACTCACTGGGCTGCTTCCGAGACCGCAACAAGCTGCTGCAGGACCTGCTATCTGAGGAGTACGTTGGGGTGGTGTAGGGGTGCTTTAGTCACTGGGCTCCATGTCCCAAGGTCTAGCTGCACTAGGGGGCATCCATTTTGGTCCCTGTGGATCCTCTAAGGTAGGTGGCCATAGCCAGAGTAGAGTCCCTGCAAGGCCACTGTCAGACACCTCATGTCACCACATATACATCCTTGGCACCTCTCGCCTGCTGCAGGGAGAATCAGGAAAAGATGATTTATTTCCTCCTCCTGGATCGGAAAGAACGGTATCCCAGCCATGAGGATGAGGACCTGCCCCCCAGGAATGAAATAGGTACAAAGTTTCCACCCTACCCCATGCctcctgtttctggttcctggCCCAGTCTGACCACAGTCTTCACACAGACCCTCCCCGGAAGCGCGTGGATTCCCCGATGCTGAACCGGCATGGCAAGCGGCGACCTGAGCGCAAGTCCATGGAAGTGCTCAGTGTGACAGATGGTGGCTCCCCAGTGCCTGCACGGAGAGCCATTGAGATGGCCCAGCATGGCCAGAGGTATATGCCTGCACTGAGGCCCCAAGCCTTCCTCCTATTGCCCAGGCCAGGGCAGCATCAGGTTCTTAGCCTACTACCCTTAGTCTGGCCTTGCTTGTCTCTGCCCACTCTCCCTGGGATCTGGACTGAGGCCACTGGACTGGGCTGGAGTTCACTGCGCTAAGCATGCTGGCTGGCTGCATGGGCTGAGCTGGGCTGCACTGGATTGAGCTGATTGCGCTGGCCTGTGGTGAAGGGGACTAGACTGGATTGGGCTGGGTTAGGCTAAGGTGGACGGTATTTAACTGACTTGGGGTTGGCTGGACTTGACTAGTTGTACTGGGCTGAGCTGTGCTGGCTGGACAGAACTAAGTAGAATGGGGTGAGCTAGGATGGACTAGACTGTGTTGTGATGGACTAGACTGTGTTGAACTGGCCAGGAttaacctaggctggcctggcctgAACTATTTTTGTGTCGTCTGGCTGGACTGTCCTAGATTAAACTGGACTGGATGGTCTTATCTGGACTAGCTCTACTTATCTAGCTGTACTAGACTGGAATGAACTGGTCTGTGCTGAGCTTGCCTGGGCTGAGCTGGTCTGGCCTGGACTTTATAAACTGGTCTGGACTGAACTAGACTGGATTGGACCAAATTGAACTGGGCTGAGCTGAAGTAGGATGGACTGGACTAGGCTGGGCTGAGCTGTGCCTGGCTGCACTGTTGTTGATTGAGCTGGGCTATGATATGGTTTCACTGTGTGCAGAGCCCCTTGCTCATCAGGCTTGTCCCTCCCTGGTGCTTGGCTGCCTTGGATTTGGATTGGTATGGTACAGCTTTGTTCAGAGACCCCTGCCCAGCAAGCTCGTCCCTACATGGTGCTCAGGCATCTCCAGGTGTCCAGTAGCAGCACTGTGGCAGGAGAGTGCTGAGAAGACGGGCACTTAGAGCCTGCAAAGCCGGGCCCTGGCTGAGTGGAGCACCctaacaggcaggcaggcttgaTCATCTGTCAACAGGCCTGAGCTGGGAGATCCCACAGGCCCTGCCAGCAGAGTCAGCATTGTACTCTGCAAGAAACACCCACtgcccattctttctgctgggagCCAGCTCTGCCCCTGAATTTGTCAGTAACTAGGAGCCATGTCATGGCTAGGTAGTCATCAAGATAGCACTTCCTCTACCTTGACTTTAGTGTGCTGGTATCTCAGACCTACTAGGTCCTCCCCATGGATCCAGGCTAGCTCATGCTCCAGCCTCAAAGTTTCACTCCTTGAGAAACTTCTTCCAACTTCCTAGCCAGCCATGGCTCACAATCCCTTGGCTTCTGGCAACAAGGCGGGACAGCAAGGGTCCCTCTTGGCAATGTTCTTACCTAACACTTCTCCTGGATTCTGCCTCTTGTGGATATGCTTCACCTCAACAAAGATCTCCCAGTAGCTCTAGTGTACACCATGTACTCAAGAGATGGTTGCCTTTCCTTGGCCTCTCTCGAACCCCAAAGGGTAGGGAAGGGTCAGTGCTCAGCTCTGAGCTTCCTGGCCTCTAATATAGCTTCTAGGCCTATGAGCTGCAGGGTGGGCCCATCTGTGGGACAATGTCTGTCTCCAAGGGGATCTGGAAGGCCCTTTGTCCTGGAACATCTAGCCTGCTTCTGCTCTGGTTTTGCCACTTGACACTGGGCTCTGATGGGACCACTGGTGGGGATAAGGGATCCTGTGGCTGGTGCTGACACTGAGTCTATACATCTCTAAGCTTGGCTACCTCCCTACCTGGAAGGTCACCCAGGGCAGGCTGTGCTGTGGCTTctgtccccttcctctctcttcatctctgtcccCTGGACTGGGGCTGGTGGGCCATGCTTGGAGGGCCAGGCAGCACATGGCCCAGCAGCTGACCTGCGTGCGTGTGGCCGGGCAGTAACTCTGTTTTCTCGCTTTGTTCCTGCTGTAGTAAAGCAGTGTTCAGTAAAAGCCTGGATATCGCTGAAGCCCATCCCCAATTCAGCAAAGAAGACAGGTATACACCCTGCCCATCCAATCCGCCCTTCCAGCCCTAGATGCAGGACTCCTGCCTGAGCCCCGCAGACAGAGGCGGGCCTGGAGGCAGGGCTTACTGACAGACACTTCCACCTCTCTTTTCTGGGAATGGAATTATCTAGCAGGCCAGGGGAAGAGCTGGCCTGGGCAGCTATAAGGATGCAAGGAGGGGTGGGGTTGCTGGGGCAAGGCCCATGGCCAGCCCAAGCCAGAGGCCCATATACTCAAGGCTTGCAAAGGCCCACAATGGGTACCACCCTGCACCCTGCACAAACCTGCCTTATGGTTGCAGGCCTGCCACCCCCTGCCACTCTTTTATGCAGATGGCCTTGGTATTATTCCCACAAGGGCTGGCCAGTTTAGACGAAGTGGCTAAGTGTCCTATACTCCTGGCAGGTGGCAGCAGGCCAGTAACAGCTGCTGCCCATGAATGCTGCTGATTGGCTGGGCCACATCCTGTTGAGCTGCAtactgccgccccccccccccccccgtacctgCCTGTGCCCCTTCCTGCTTGCCTCTTGCCTACTTGGCTTTCCTCAGGGCTGGAGTCATCTTTCCTACTTTGGACAGATTGCAGCTCAGTCCCAACATTGCTAGACGGAGAGGTTGATGTGGCTCCCATGCTTATGTCTCagcttcccttcttcttcccttgtgCCCAGCAATGTGCTCCTGTCTGGCATGGTGGGATCAAAGGCCTAGACTAGGCCTTACTGCTTGTGGCTGTGTCCCCTTTCCCCTGACTCCTGGTatctccaccccatctccatcTTCTCAGGGACTGGCTCCTAGCTGTACATCTGGACCTTTGTTCCAGTGGGGAGCCTTGGTACCACCCTGACTAAGGCATGCTGCTCTGGCCACAGGTCTCCatttttcctcaggttcctttaGCACTAAGTAGAGAGACTTTGAAGACATGGACACAGGGCTCTAGTTACAGGTGCTCTAGGAGCTGGAAAGGAGCCAACAGAGGTTGGTGTTGCCTAGGTGGGAACCAGAAACCCATTGTGGTTAGTGTGGTTAGTGGCGGGCAGGCCAGGGCAGTGCAAACTGGTCTAATGCTCTTTCATCCTCTTTTGTCCTGTGGCTGCACCCTACCCCACTTCCCCCCTGACCCCCCACAAAGATGGCAGGTCTCACAGCCAGGGGTGAACCTgtgtttctgtgtccattctcATGGTGAACTGGATGGAAGGCCTTGTCTCTGACCTGTGGGGCAGCTAGCTGTTCATCATGTTATAACGGATACATAGGGCTAGTACCTGCTCCCTGCTACTTGCAGGCTAGGTCTTCAGCCCAGTGGGGCAATAGAGGGTTAAGATGAAGGCTATGGGCTGGCCCTGGGCTTCTCTTGTAGGTAGCTGTGGATGTGAAAGGACTGGACAAGTCCCATGTAGTGAATCTTATAATGAATGCTGTATAGCATAGCCCTGGAGAGGCTGGACTTGGGTGCTAGGGTCATGGATTGCATAAGCCTGGATCTGGTTCCCAGGAATCCCCCATAGTGTGTCCTTGCATCTCTGTCCAGTATCTGTGGACTTTTGTCAACAGTCACTTAGTACCTTTTCCTGTTCCTTGTCCGGGGTCGATGGTGGGTGGCTCCTCTGTGTGGAGGAGCCCCAGGGACCCTGGATACATACTGGGTGGTGACAGCCAAGGTCAGCAGGATGGCCCCAGGACATATCTGTGCCTCTAGAGACCTTCCTCAACATGGTAGAAGCCTTGGAACTCTGGGTCAGGACCCCCGGCTTCCCGGAACAGCCAACTAGGGGGCAGGAGCCAGAGCCCTCTGCTGAACTGACAGATGCTCTGCTTTGCTCCCCCAGATCTCGATCCATCAGTGGTGCGTCCTCAGGCCTTTCTACAAGTCCACTCAGCAGTCCTCGGGTGAGTGACTACCCTCCCAAACCTTCACTTATAGAGCTAGCTAGCCTCAGGAAATCAAAAGGGATCCCAGTTAGAGAACccggggtggggagcagggcctCCAGAGACTGGGAAAAAGCCCCGTCTCTGCCTTGCACACAGGCCTCCTTTGTGGGTTCCTCCTGCCTGCTGCTCTGCTGCTGGGCTCTGGCTAACagcatgttcttttgttttgtgttgtctgttttcttgtatgtcacttgtttttgttgttggttttttttttgttttgtttttttgtttttgtgtgtgtgtgtgtggcaaacCTCCCCCTtgtctgtcccctccctctgGTCCTGCTTGGGTTTCCTGCTTGAATGCTGTCGCTGATCCTGGttgctatgtgtgcatgtgggtggggtgggcatgGGCTCCACTTCGCGGCCACCCCTCCTGACATCACTCTGCGTCACTGTAGCCTGTTAGGAAGTTTGTCCTGCCCCCTCTGCCCCCTGAGCTCCCCTATGTGGCTTGCCCCCTGACCACCTCCTCGGAGCCTGAAGCCTGTCGGAGCACCTCTCGGCCAGGACACATCCTCTCTCCACAGGCCGCCCTGCGGCCCAACCCCAAGACTCAGACCTTGCCGTGCAAGGCCAAGCTGACAGACAAGCCGCTGCAGGGCACCAAGTCCAACCCGCTCCCAGCCTGCACTCAGACCCAGCCTCCTGGAGCCAGCCTTGGCACTCCACTGGTCCTGTCCCCTGGGCCACCCACACTGCCGGTCCCCGCCCGGCTCCTGCCAACTGGGACTGAACCAAACACCAAATCTGTCCCCACCATACAGGtgacccctcacccctcaccaagGGGTAGTCCCCTTCCTACCCCCAAAGGGACGCCTGTCCACACGCCAAAGGAGAGCCCAGCTGGCACACCCAATCCCACACCACCATCCAGCCCTAGTGTTGGAGGAGTGCCCTGGCGGACACGACTGAACTCCATCAAGAATAGCTTCCTGGGCTCACCTCGCTTCCACCGCCGGAAACTGCAAGGTTAGCACTGCTGTGGGGCTGGGTAGGTGGTAGAATCTGCATATGGGGTCTTGCACTGCTCAGATGGAACATGCCAACAGCTGGCGGGTCTGTGGGCCTCTCCACAAGCAGTGGACTCTGTGTCTGCCCTGTACCCTCTTGTCCCAGAATTGTTCTATCATCTTGTGGGCAGCTATGTTCAGCGAGGCCTGTTGGGTGGTCAGGAAGCCTACAGGTCTGAGGCTGTGCTGGGGCCAGTACCTTTGTTCATCTGGGGCCTGGAGAAGCACAATGGGGTTTCAGCACCACAGCACTGACAGCACGCTGAGCGGGGTTTGAGGGGACAAAGTGGGCATGGTCCTGAGACTCGAACCTGCAGCAACAACCAACCTTGCCTTTGTCCTTTCCTGTGCACAGTTCCCACGCCAGAGGAGATGTCCAACCTGACCCCAGAATCCTCTCCAGAGTAAGTGGATTTGCTTGAGGCTGATGAGAGAGGGACCCAGGATCTTTCCCATCAGGCAGGGGATAACCACCTGAGGGCTTTTAGTTCCTGGCCTGAACCCCTTGGGCCTTACTCAGCTCATGAGTCTTTAGGAACTTTAGGTCCTACCCACATGAGAAATGCTAACTCTAGAGTTGGCTGGGGACAAGTGGGTGTGCTCTGGGCTTCCCTGGAGTCTAAGAGATCACAGGGAGGGTTTGGACATAAGGAGAAACGGGCTTGTGCTAAGGAGGAAGGACAGCTACAAGATACAGGTCCCAGGGAGAGCACTAGGGTTATTGGTAGAAGCCTGAGAAAGACAGAGTAGCTGTAGCCTTCAGCTGGAGGGAAGAGAGTGTGGGATGGCCCAGTGTACCCACCCTGCAGATGCTGAGGGCCTGTATAGTGTGGCTTCTCTGTACCTTTCACGGTGGCCTGGCAGTAGTTACTGGCGTAAAAGTAGGAAAACGTCATATGACTGGGGCAGAGGGTAGGGGAAAGCACTGGCAAAGCCCATTACATCATTGTAGCTGTGCCACCTCACACAGTGGCCAGACAAGAGGGAAGGCCTCAGCCCTGTTGCCAGCACTCAGTAAGGACCTGTGGGCAGTTGCTTGCTCTGTGTTAGCAAGTGAAAGTCGCAGAGGTACCTGCTGTGCTTTTTGTCCAGTGAAGGTCAGACACCTAAGCTCACCATTAACTGCCCTGAGGCTCTGGGGGCACAGGACCACTTCTAACTAGGTTAGGCCTTTATgttgttcagagagagagagagagagagagagagagagagagagagaggttagaaAAGTAGGAAATCTGTGACCGTAGCTTGAGGAAAAGCCTTTTGGCTTCCACCTCCACCTTTAGAGGCTTTACTCTCTCAAGCCCTGCATACTGGCTCAGGAAAGCTTTACACCCTCATCTTCTGTCATGAGCCCCTCATTGGTCATAGCCTCCACAGAACCATAGCTGGGAAAGGAAAGGTATCCCAGGAACTGGCTCCTTTGGTTATCCACTATGTCAAGGCAGCTGGGTAGAAGCCATGGGAGCTACAGCAGTCTATAGAGTCCCCCCTCTCTGCTGCCATCAGCTGGAGCCCACCAAGCTGAACATTCTTTGCCTGCCAACCTAGGACCTTCTCTCATGTACCCTTATGGCTCACACCAAGTATTCTGTGTACCCAGGCTAGTACCAGGGCCCAGCAATATGGATACCAGAGCTCTAGCATGGGCTGTGTCACCCAGTGCCACCCAATCCCCTCTGATCATCCAGCTTTGTTCAGATTTGGCCATGTCTCACATGCCATACCAGCCAAATGTTTCTGCTTGCACCTGTGATTTTCAGCCAGAAATTCTGTTTTCTAGAACCACTTGTCTGCTTCAAAATATCCTGAACATTGCTGGTCTCCGGGTCCAGGCATAGGCCTTGGGTACAGGTGGGACAAAGGCCTACACCAGGGGTCTGTATACACAGCACTGGACAGAGCTGACAAAAAGAACACAGAAGGGCTGGGGTCAGCTGACAACAGGAACACAAAAGGGCTGGGGTCCGTGTCTGCCACAGAGGCAAAAGAACCATCCTAGAAATGAAGAAGGGGGAAGCCGCAACCAGGAAACCCTTCATATAGCCTAGACTGACAGTGGCtggggctgcccagcacagatccTCTCATTCATGCTGGCCACAGCCAACCCTATCCCACTGTTGCCACTTCCCTCAGTCTCTAGCATGAGTCCCTGGAACAGAGATGCATCTGACTGAGGGCTGGCTGTGCCCCCACTGTACTTACACCAGGCAGCTGGAAGTCTGCCTGGCCATGCTGACTGGGAGTTGCTTTGAGACAGCCTGTAGCTTAGCCACCCCTAGGGTCTCTGGAGCAGAGATCTAGACCTCACTGGGCATTCTGCTTTGTGATCTCTAGGACTAGGAAAGAATGTCTTCCAATTGCCAATTGTCAAGCTATCATGGGAAGAAAACTAGTCTTGTAGTTGGGTTGGACTTGGGTATCTGCAGATATCTGGGAATCCTGTCAGCAAAGGTGGCAACAACTCCAGCTATGCACATGTCTAGAAGGGAATGGGTGGGACCCCACAAGTGAGGCTGGGGAGCTTGATATCTGCCTTTCATCCCCTTGGACTAGCAGAAGATTATACTTACGAGTAAAGTGTCCACACTTTAGGAGATGGTCTATGCAGTGAGGAATGTGGCAGTGAAGCTGGGTTGTCACTGGTGTAACCTGGCCAGACACCTGTGGCCAGCTGGGCAGCAGTGGAGTCATGGCCAAGCATGATGTCAAGCTAGAGTGGGAAGAAAACTAGTCCTGTAGTTGGGTGGGCAGTGTGTACCAGACCTGTGGCTGTTGGAACTCTGGGCAGGTCCTTCCTTAACTGACCCCAAGGGTCTACCAGGGATCTTACAAGCTCAAGTATGGAGCCACATAATCTTTAATTAATATCAGAGAGCCTCACCAGAAGACTCTGTAACATGCAGCAGCTTCCAGGAGTCTGTGGACATTTCTTTGAGGAAAGTATAGAGGGAGCTTCCCCAAAATGTAGGGATCCAAATAGAGGTTGAGACTCAGACACTTTCTCCCATCCCCTGTCCTACACAGTGGACTGTCTAGCAAGTGCCACTCAGATATCCTGTGGGAGTCAAGGACTTGCAGTTAAGTGTATGTTGGAGTTAAATTTATTGTTAAGGACATAGAATTGGGATTAGTATTGTAAGGTGAAGGTTGGGACAAGGAGTTCGTGTTAAAGACATGGGGTATGAGCTAGTGACATGGAGTTCAGGCTGAGGATATAGATATAGGTTTATGGATGTTGTGGTAAGGTTAGGGGTTATGGTTAGAGAAGTTTGGTTAGGGTTAAGTCTTTTGGTTTATGGTTACAATAAGAAGTATTTGGTTAGGTTTTATCTTGTTTGTGGGGCAAGTTTAGAGTTGGGGACTGCCCTTTGTGCTGGATTGTGGAGTTAGGGGAGTGGGCTTGATCAGGTTGGCATAAGGGCCGCATGGCTGGTCTGGGATGTGGGGAACACTGTTCTACAGCACCAGCCACTCTGGAGGTTACAGAAGAGGACCAGGCATCACATCCCCATCATGACAGCCTCTGCTCTGCCTAGGCTGGCCAAGAAATCGTGGTTCGGGAACTTCATCAAcctggagaaggaggagcagatcTTTGTGGTGATCAAGGACAAGCCCCTGAGCTCCATCAAGGCTGACATCGTTCATGCCTTCCTGTCGGTGAGGCCACGGCAAAGCCAGGTGGACACTTACATCTATGGGCCCAGCCTCCAGGCAGACCATAGGACCTCTCATTCACACAAACTGTACACCTAACTCATCCTTTTGTTCTGCCTGGAGTACCACTGTCTACCTAGGCCTTCATCCTGCTGGGAGCTGCCTAGCACCCTGGGAGTGGGG
Proteins encoded in this region:
- the Brsk2 gene encoding serine/threonine-protein kinase BRSK2 isoform X3, whose product is MTSTGKDGGGAQHAQYVGPYRLEKTLGKGQTGLVKLGIHCVTCQKVAIKIVNREKLSESVLMKVEREIAILKLIEHPHVLKLHDVYENKKYLYLVLEHVSGGELFDYLVKKGRLTPKEARKFFRQIISALDFCHSHSICHRDLKPENLLLDERNNIRIADFGMASLQVGDSLLETSCGSPHYACPEVIRGEKYDGRKADVWSCGVILFALLVGALPFDDDNLRQLLEKVKRGVFHMPHFIPPDCQSLLRGMIEVDAARRLTLEHIQKHIWYIGGKNEPEPEQPIPRKVQIRSLPSLEDIDPDVLDSMHSLGCFRDRNKLLQDLLSEEENQEKMIYFLLLDRKERYPSHEDEDLPPRNEIDPPRKRVDSPMLNRHGKRRPERKSMEVLSVTDGGSPVPARRAIEMAQHGQRSRSISGASSGLSTSPLSSPRVTPHPSPRGSPLPTPKGTPVHTPKESPAGTPNPTPPSSPSVGGVPWRTRLNSIKNSFLGSPRFHRRKLQVPTPEEMSNLTPESSPELAKKSWFGNFINLEKEEQIFVVIKDKPLSSIKADIVHAFLSIPSLSHSVISQTSFRAEYKATGGPAVFQKPVKFQVDITYTEGGEAQKENGIYSVTFTLLSGPSRRFKRVVETIQAQLLSTHDQPSAQHLSDTTNCMEVMTGRLCKCGTPLSNFFDVIKQLFSDEKNGQAAQAPSTPAKRSAHGPLGDSAAAGPGGDTEYPMGKDMAKMGPPAARREQP